In Microbacterium galbinum, a single window of DNA contains:
- a CDS encoding ATP-dependent helicase, which yields MTEAPLIVPGTAGPQGQDDLLAGLNPQQLEAVTYRGPALLIVAGAGSGKTSVLTRRIASLLRSREAWPSQILAITFTNKAAGEMRERVEGLIGDAARGMWISTFHSACVRILRREAQQFGFTKSFTIYDSGDSRALIKRLVKEREADAFGLTPASVQSRISKLKNELSDAESYARQANMSDPAERIFVEVFADYQRQLQKANAFDFDDLIGQTVYLFRAFPEVADTYRRRFRHILVDEYQDTNHAQYALIHELTRPLASSSAPDPYASNGMMIFEPEPEPKNAETAGASLTVVGDSDQSIYAFRGADIRNISEFERDFPGARVVLLEQNYRSTQNILSAANAVIGNNFDRKEKKLWSDRGEGDKIIGFTGYSQHDEAQFVADEVEALHRAGMPYSEMAVFYRTNSQSRALEEIFIRSAVPYKIMGGTKFYERAEIKDALAYLVAVANPADEMAVRRILNKPRRGIGDVTETAIARFAEEQGITFRDALSMPAQLGFGPKIQAAIAQLDAVLTEATAIMLPPTGEVPAPTTVADGLSLLLAKSGYLDALRASRDPQDEARVENLDEFVAVARDFARNNPEGTIVDFLTDVALVADADDLDDESGTVSLMTMHTAKGLEYDAVFVTGVEEDLIPHRISAGEPGGPQEERRLFYVGITRARKRLHLSLAMTRAQFGEVTVAMPSRFLQEIPVALIDWRQSPGDVNSRGGMQSRALNARRAGGFGGSGSGSGSGSGDRFGVKPLPGRDSLKPLSTAMDRFPNRVTAKVRDNGDLELTAGDRIRHVDFGEGRVDAVTGEGAKRIAHVRFDTAGQKKLLIKVAPIEKI from the coding sequence ATGACCGAAGCTCCTCTCATCGTTCCCGGAACCGCCGGCCCGCAGGGTCAGGACGACCTCCTCGCCGGCCTCAACCCGCAGCAGCTCGAAGCCGTCACCTATCGCGGTCCTGCGCTGCTCATCGTCGCGGGGGCCGGATCGGGCAAGACGAGCGTGCTCACGCGTCGGATCGCGTCGCTGCTGCGCAGCCGCGAGGCCTGGCCGAGCCAGATCCTCGCGATCACCTTCACCAACAAGGCGGCGGGCGAGATGCGCGAGCGCGTCGAGGGCCTGATCGGCGATGCGGCACGCGGCATGTGGATCTCGACCTTCCACTCGGCATGCGTGCGCATCCTGCGGCGCGAGGCGCAGCAGTTCGGGTTCACCAAGTCGTTCACGATCTACGACTCGGGTGACTCCCGCGCGCTCATCAAGCGTCTGGTCAAGGAGCGCGAGGCCGACGCCTTCGGGCTGACCCCGGCATCCGTGCAGTCGCGCATCTCGAAGCTCAAGAACGAGCTGTCGGATGCCGAGTCCTATGCGCGGCAGGCCAACATGTCGGACCCCGCCGAGCGGATCTTCGTCGAGGTCTTCGCCGACTACCAGCGTCAGCTGCAGAAGGCGAACGCCTTCGACTTCGACGACCTGATCGGGCAGACGGTCTATCTGTTCCGCGCGTTCCCCGAGGTGGCCGACACGTATCGCCGTCGGTTCCGGCACATCCTCGTCGACGAGTACCAGGACACCAACCACGCGCAGTACGCGCTCATCCACGAGCTCACGCGGCCCCTTGCATCGTCGTCGGCACCGGACCCGTATGCCTCGAACGGCATGATGATCTTCGAGCCGGAGCCCGAGCCGAAGAACGCCGAGACCGCCGGAGCCTCGCTCACCGTCGTCGGCGACTCCGACCAGTCGATCTACGCGTTCCGCGGTGCCGACATCCGCAACATCAGCGAGTTCGAACGCGACTTCCCCGGGGCGCGCGTGGTGCTGCTCGAGCAGAACTACCGCTCGACGCAGAACATCCTCTCGGCGGCCAACGCGGTGATCGGCAACAACTTCGACCGCAAGGAGAAGAAGCTCTGGAGCGACCGGGGCGAGGGCGACAAGATCATCGGCTTCACCGGCTACTCGCAGCACGACGAGGCGCAGTTCGTGGCCGACGAGGTCGAGGCGCTGCACCGCGCCGGCATGCCGTACTCCGAGATGGCGGTCTTCTACCGCACGAACTCCCAGTCGCGTGCGCTCGAGGAGATCTTCATCCGTTCGGCGGTGCCGTACAAGATCATGGGCGGTACCAAGTTCTACGAGCGCGCCGAGATCAAGGACGCGCTGGCGTATCTCGTGGCGGTCGCGAACCCGGCCGACGAGATGGCGGTGCGCCGCATCCTCAACAAACCGCGTCGCGGCATCGGCGATGTGACCGAGACGGCGATCGCCCGCTTCGCCGAGGAGCAGGGGATCACGTTTCGCGACGCCCTGTCTATGCCGGCACAGCTCGGCTTCGGCCCCAAGATCCAGGCGGCGATCGCGCAGCTCGACGCCGTGCTCACCGAGGCGACGGCCATCATGCTGCCGCCGACGGGCGAGGTGCCGGCTCCGACGACCGTGGCCGACGGCCTGAGCCTGCTGCTCGCCAAGAGCGGTTACCTCGATGCGCTGCGCGCCAGCCGCGACCCGCAGGACGAAGCGCGCGTCGAGAACCTCGACGAGTTCGTCGCCGTCGCCCGCGATTTCGCACGCAACAACCCCGAGGGCACGATCGTCGACTTCCTCACCGATGTGGCGCTCGTGGCGGATGCCGATGACCTCGACGACGAGTCGGGCACCGTGTCTCTCATGACGATGCACACCGCCAAGGGCCTCGAGTACGACGCGGTCTTCGTCACGGGTGTCGAGGAAGACCTCATCCCGCACCGCATCTCGGCCGGCGAGCCCGGTGGACCGCAGGAGGAGCGTCGGCTCTTCTACGTGGGCATCACCCGTGCTCGCAAGCGCCTGCACCTGTCGCTCGCGATGACCAGGGCGCAGTTCGGCGAGGTGACCGTCGCGATGCCGAGTCGTTTCCTGCAGGAGATCCCGGTCGCTCTGATCGACTGGCGCCAGTCCCCGGGAGACGTCAACTCCCGCGGGGGCATGCAGTCGCGCGCCCTCAACGCGCGCCGCGCGGGCGGATTCGGAGGATCGGGATCGGGGTCGGGTTCCGGCTCCGGCGATCGCTTCGGAGTCAAGCCGCTGCCGGGCCGCGATTCGCTCAAGCCCCTCTCGACCGCCATGGACCGGTTCCCGAACCGCGTCACGGCCAAGGTGCGCGACAACGGCGACCTCGAACTCACCGCGGGGGACCGCATCCGCCACGTCGACTTCGGCGAAGGTCGCGTCGACGCCGTCACCGGTGAGGGCGCCAAGCGCATCGCGCACGTGCGCTTCGACACCGCCGGGCAGAAGAAGCTCCTCATCAAGGTCGCACCGATCGAGAAGATCTGA
- a CDS encoding ABC transporter permease, whose translation MSIAHIGTIARLELTQRLRSVGWYVLLGVFAAVLLGVTALSSAVYSYGDAPGAGIFSIVVNMVLLLVVLVSPTLSGNAINGDRESATLAAIQVTAVSTGDIMLGKLVAAIATGGAFLLVALPFLAFSLLGGGADPLVLLISILVLAAEIVIVAAIGVGLSGLIARPLFSVATTYLVVAGLVIGTLIVFALGGLAVRGEATNYSRPYDENGPICDQWEEYTYEVPRFDLVWWALAANPFVVLADATPTEYGSGGYPVDLFGQIKYGVRSAQLSPLEQRWDDCAVGSPGPTPREVIDSTVPSWFVGLGVQVVIAGSLFAGAWSRTRTPARMLPPGTRIA comes from the coding sequence ATGAGCATCGCCCATATCGGCACCATCGCCCGTCTCGAACTGACCCAGCGCCTGCGCAGTGTCGGTTGGTACGTGCTGCTCGGCGTCTTCGCCGCGGTGCTCCTCGGGGTCACAGCGCTGTCGTCTGCCGTCTACTCCTACGGCGACGCCCCGGGGGCGGGGATCTTCTCGATCGTCGTGAACATGGTGCTCCTGCTCGTCGTGCTCGTGTCGCCCACGCTGAGCGGCAACGCCATCAACGGCGATCGCGAATCGGCGACCCTCGCCGCGATCCAGGTGACCGCGGTTTCGACGGGCGACATCATGCTCGGCAAACTCGTCGCCGCGATCGCGACGGGCGGGGCATTCCTGCTCGTCGCGCTGCCCTTCCTCGCCTTCTCGCTGCTCGGCGGGGGCGCGGACCCGCTGGTGCTGCTCATCTCGATCCTCGTACTGGCCGCGGAGATCGTCATCGTCGCGGCCATCGGGGTGGGGCTGAGCGGTCTGATCGCGCGTCCGTTGTTCTCGGTCGCCACGACGTACCTCGTGGTCGCCGGTCTCGTGATCGGCACGCTCATCGTGTTCGCGCTGGGCGGGCTCGCCGTCCGCGGCGAGGCGACGAACTACAGCCGTCCCTACGACGAGAACGGCCCGATCTGCGACCAGTGGGAGGAGTACACCTACGAGGTGCCGCGCTTCGATCTCGTGTGGTGGGCGCTCGCCGCGAACCCCTTCGTCGTGCTGGCCGATGCCACGCCCACCGAGTACGGAAGCGGCGGGTATCCGGTCGATTTGTTCGGGCAGATCAAGTACGGGGTGCGCAGCGCGCAGCTGTCGCCCCTCGAACAGCGCTGGGACGACTGCGCGGTGGGGAGCCCCGGTCCGACTCCGCGCGAGGTGATCGACTCCACGGTTCCGAGCTGGTTCGTCGGGCTCGGAGTGCAGGTCGTGATCGCCGGGTCGCTGTTCGCCGGGGCGTGGTCGCGCACGCGCACGCCCGCACGGATGCTGCCGCCGGGGACGCGCATCGCCTGA
- a CDS encoding ATP-dependent DNA ligase translates to MRYDIPAPMLAKAAATVPDPAKTPGGLLFEPKWDGFRGLIAWDGETVEIGSRGAKPLTRYFPELVEAIPELLPRPCLLDGEIVVATGADGEQRLDWEALSQRIHPAASRVARLAAETPAMFIAFDLLAEGDDDLLDRPFSERRARLESLLADVAHPVHITRTTRDHDAAVRWLAEFEGAGLDGVVAKPLDQPYAPGKRTLIKVKHARTADVVALGYRIHKSGAGVGSLLVGLYDEDGTLRQVGGVAAWSDARRRDLVEELAPLVERDEAGDAVTGEGERSRFTGSKDVSFVRLRPERVLEVRYDQLEGARFRHTVQFERWRPDRDARSCTYAQLDSVAGYDLADVIG, encoded by the coding sequence ATGCGCTACGACATCCCCGCCCCGATGCTCGCGAAGGCCGCGGCGACCGTGCCCGATCCGGCGAAGACGCCCGGCGGCCTGCTCTTCGAACCCAAGTGGGACGGGTTCCGCGGCCTCATCGCGTGGGACGGCGAGACCGTCGAGATCGGATCCCGCGGAGCCAAGCCGCTCACACGATACTTCCCGGAACTCGTGGAGGCGATCCCGGAGCTGCTCCCCCGCCCGTGCCTGCTCGACGGCGAGATCGTCGTCGCGACCGGCGCGGACGGAGAGCAGCGTCTCGACTGGGAAGCGCTCAGCCAGCGCATCCACCCCGCAGCCTCCCGCGTGGCGCGCCTTGCCGCCGAGACACCGGCGATGTTCATCGCGTTCGACCTGCTCGCGGAGGGCGACGACGACCTGCTCGACCGGCCGTTCTCGGAGCGCCGGGCTCGCCTGGAGTCGCTTCTGGCGGACGTGGCGCATCCCGTGCACATCACCCGTACGACGCGTGATCACGATGCGGCGGTGCGCTGGCTCGCGGAGTTCGAGGGCGCCGGGCTCGACGGGGTCGTCGCGAAGCCGCTCGACCAGCCCTACGCCCCCGGCAAGCGCACGCTGATCAAGGTCAAGCACGCCCGCACGGCCGACGTCGTGGCGCTCGGATACCGCATCCACAAGTCCGGCGCGGGAGTCGGCTCGCTCCTCGTCGGCCTCTACGACGAGGACGGAACGCTGCGCCAGGTGGGCGGCGTCGCCGCGTGGAGCGACGCGCGCCGCCGCGACCTCGTCGAGGAGCTCGCGCCCCTGGTCGAGCGCGACGAAGCCGGAGACGCCGTCACCGGCGAGGGCGAACGATCGCGCTTCACCGGATCGAAGGACGTCTCCTTCGTGCGCCTGCGTCCGGAGCGCGTCCTCGAGGTGCGCTACGACCAGCTCGAGGGTGCGCGCTTCCGCCATACCGTGCAGTTCGAACGCTGGCGTCCCGATCGCGACGCGCGCTCGTGCACCTACGCGCAGCTCGACTCGGTCGCGGGATACGACCTCGCCGACGTGATCGGTTGA
- a CDS encoding Bax inhibitor-1/YccA family protein, which translates to MSNFAFNNPAFKQQDPRNVATYPGAPQGARGAQAASFQHATVDAAANAQLEGMYAAPPAGSIETDRMSVEDTVWKTAGLFGILLVTAAIGWVWTLGGTDITSFSTVSLVPWMIGALGGFVLAMIITFTSRKKVRPALIFAYAALEGLFIGGISAFFEVLYPGIVLQATLATISVVGVTLALFASGKIRASKKATKIFMVAMVGYLVFSLLNLVLMWTGVLPASQAFGLYSAEIMGIPLGLIIGVLVVIMAAYSLVLDFDQIQQGVRNGAPRVYGWLGAFGIMVTVVWLYVEILRIIAIVRGNN; encoded by the coding sequence ATGAGCAACTTCGCATTCAACAACCCTGCTTTCAAGCAGCAGGATCCGCGCAATGTCGCGACCTACCCCGGCGCACCGCAGGGTGCTCGGGGAGCCCAGGCCGCATCGTTCCAGCACGCCACCGTCGACGCCGCGGCCAACGCGCAGCTCGAGGGCATGTACGCAGCCCCGCCGGCGGGCTCGATCGAGACCGATCGCATGTCCGTCGAGGACACCGTCTGGAAGACGGCCGGCCTGTTCGGCATCCTCCTCGTCACCGCGGCCATCGGCTGGGTGTGGACGCTCGGCGGCACCGACATCACCTCGTTCTCGACCGTCTCGCTCGTGCCGTGGATGATCGGTGCGCTCGGCGGTTTCGTCCTCGCGATGATCATCACCTTCACCTCGCGCAAGAAGGTGCGTCCGGCGCTGATCTTCGCCTACGCCGCCCTCGAGGGTCTGTTCATCGGTGGCATCTCGGCGTTCTTCGAGGTCCTCTACCCGGGCATCGTGCTGCAGGCCACGCTCGCGACGATCTCGGTCGTCGGCGTGACCCTCGCCCTCTTCGCCAGCGGCAAGATCCGCGCGTCGAAGAAGGCCACCAAGATCTTCATGGTCGCGATGGTCGGTTACCTCGTCTTCTCGCTGCTGAACCTCGTGCTCATGTGGACCGGCGTCCTGCCCGCCAGCCAGGCCTTCGGCCTCTACAGCGCCGAGATCATGGGCATTCCGCTCGGACTGATCATCGGCGTGCTCGTGGTCATCATGGCCGCCTACTCGCTGGTGCTCGACTTCGACCAGATCCAGCAGGGTGTGCGCAACGGCGCTCCCCGCGTCTACGGCTGGCTCGGCGCCTTCGGCATCATGGTCACGGTCGTCTGGCTGTACGTCGAGATCCTGCGCATCATCGCGATCGTCCGCGGCAACAACTGA
- the ligD gene encoding non-homologous end-joining DNA ligase, which produces MASERVPVTVSDPEGEREVVLSSPNRVVWPEVGITKAELADYVQRVADPFLASNGDRPVSLERFRDGVGSEGFFSKNPPKGTPDYVDAVTVTYNSGRRHPQIVLNRPSAIVWAVQMNTIVFHPWASLASAPDNPVELRIDLDPQPGTDFADAVTAAHGLREVLSEAGLEAFAKTSGNRGLHVFAPIEPTHEFLDVRHAVIAAGRELERRMPDRVTMSWWKEERGERTFIDFNQANRDRTMAGAYSPRALPGATVSTPVHWDELDGLDPTRFTVRSVPQRLDEIGDPWADKQQKPGRIDTLLAWWERDVEDGLGELSFPPEFPKMPGEPPRVQPSKKVAAHWDADGEPAAKD; this is translated from the coding sequence ATGGCCTCCGAACGTGTGCCCGTGACCGTGTCCGACCCCGAGGGGGAGCGCGAGGTCGTGCTCTCCAGCCCCAACCGGGTCGTGTGGCCGGAGGTCGGGATCACCAAGGCCGAGCTGGCCGACTACGTGCAGCGGGTCGCCGATCCCTTCCTCGCGTCGAACGGCGACCGACCGGTATCGCTCGAGCGGTTCCGTGACGGCGTGGGGAGCGAGGGCTTCTTCTCGAAGAATCCGCCGAAGGGCACTCCCGACTACGTCGACGCCGTGACGGTGACCTACAACAGCGGGCGGCGGCATCCGCAGATCGTGTTGAACCGACCGTCGGCGATCGTGTGGGCCGTGCAGATGAACACGATCGTGTTCCACCCGTGGGCGTCGCTCGCGAGTGCCCCCGACAACCCCGTCGAACTGCGCATCGATCTCGATCCGCAACCGGGCACGGACTTCGCGGATGCCGTCACCGCCGCCCACGGCCTGCGGGAGGTGCTGAGCGAGGCGGGCCTCGAGGCGTTCGCGAAGACGAGCGGCAATCGCGGTCTGCACGTGTTCGCGCCGATCGAACCCACCCACGAGTTCCTCGACGTGCGACACGCGGTCATCGCCGCGGGGCGCGAACTCGAACGCCGGATGCCCGATCGGGTCACGATGAGCTGGTGGAAGGAGGAGCGCGGAGAGCGCACCTTCATCGACTTCAATCAGGCCAACCGTGATCGAACGATGGCGGGCGCCTACAGTCCGCGTGCCCTGCCGGGTGCGACCGTGTCGACCCCGGTGCACTGGGACGAGCTGGACGGCCTCGATCCGACGAGGTTCACGGTGCGCAGTGTTCCGCAGCGCCTCGACGAGATCGGCGACCCGTGGGCCGACAAGCAGCAGAAGCCCGGACGCATCGACACCCTTCTCGCCTGGTGGGAGCGCGACGTCGAAGACGGCTTGGGCGAGCTGTCGTTCCCACCCGAGTTCCCCAAGATGCCGGGGGAGCCGCCGCGCGTGCAGCCCAGCAAGAAGGTGGCGGCGCACTGGGACGCCGACGGGGAGCCTGCCGCGAAGGACTGA
- a CDS encoding GlsB/YeaQ/YmgE family stress response membrane protein, which yields MSFLGFLLLGLIAGAIAKLILPGKQGGGWFITLLLGVVGALLGGWLGSLILNRPLTEFWDLGTWLLAIGGSIIVLLIYGLIVGRGSRSKA from the coding sequence ATGAGCTTTCTCGGCTTTCTTCTTCTCGGTCTCATCGCCGGGGCCATCGCGAAACTGATCCTGCCCGGCAAGCAGGGCGGTGGATGGTTCATCACGCTTCTGCTGGGCGTCGTCGGCGCCCTGCTCGGAGGGTGGCTCGGCTCGCTGATCCTCAACCGCCCGCTCACCGAGTTCTGGGATCTCGGCACGTGGCTCCTCGCCATCGGCGGATCGATCATCGTGCTGCTGATCTACGGCCTCATCGTCGGTCGTGGCAGTCGCAGCAAGGCCTGA
- a CDS encoding ABC transporter ATP-binding protein has translation MSGIVVEDVSRAFGTVQAVRSATLRAEPGRVTGLVGPNGAGKTTLLLMLASLLAPDTGTIRIGGVDPMVDPLAARRLLGWMPDALGAWPSLTARETLVTTGRLYDIAPTDAAHRAAALLDLVGLTPLADSPAKVLSRGQKQKLGLARALVHDPRVLLLDEPASGLDPEARVQLRVLLRRLAAEGRTVLISSHILSELEEVVDDAVFLVAGAVVDAAPAQASVRAWRIRLLGASTDRLAADAWQVASTLGVAPESLGADRGAVLIGFETEESAAHALQRLVAAQLPISEFAPAQSALEHTFLHLNPTVAPPPTAHPGTEAGA, from the coding sequence ATGAGTGGAATCGTCGTGGAAGACGTCAGCCGGGCGTTCGGGACGGTGCAGGCCGTCCGGTCGGCCACACTGCGCGCGGAACCGGGGCGGGTGACCGGACTCGTCGGGCCGAACGGCGCGGGCAAGACGACCCTGCTCCTGATGCTGGCCTCGCTGCTCGCCCCCGACACCGGCACGATCCGCATCGGCGGCGTCGACCCGATGGTCGATCCGCTGGCCGCCCGCCGGCTGCTCGGGTGGATGCCCGACGCGCTCGGCGCCTGGCCCTCGCTGACGGCGCGCGAGACACTCGTGACCACGGGTCGGCTGTACGACATCGCACCGACGGATGCCGCGCATCGGGCCGCCGCGCTGCTCGACCTCGTCGGGCTCACCCCGCTCGCCGATTCCCCCGCGAAGGTGCTCTCCCGCGGGCAGAAGCAGAAGCTCGGGCTCGCCCGGGCGCTCGTGCACGACCCCCGGGTGCTGCTGCTCGACGAGCCCGCCTCGGGACTCGATCCCGAGGCCCGTGTGCAGCTGCGCGTGCTGCTGCGCCGTCTCGCCGCCGAGGGGCGCACCGTGCTCATCTCCAGCCACATCCTCTCGGAGCTCGAGGAGGTCGTCGACGACGCCGTCTTCCTCGTCGCGGGGGCAGTGGTCGACGCGGCGCCGGCCCAGGCATCCGTCCGAGCCTGGCGGATCCGGCTGCTCGGCGCCTCGACCGATCGGTTGGCCGCCGACGCCTGGCAGGTCGCGTCGACCCTCGGGGTGGCTCCGGAGTCGCTCGGCGCCGACCGCGGAGCCGTACTGATCGGCTTCGAGACCGAGGAGTCCGCCGCGCACGCGCTGCAGAGGCTGGTCGCCGCGCAGCTCCCGATCTCGGAGTTCGCGCCGGCGCAGAGCGCGCTCGAACACACGTTCCTGCATCTGAATCCGACGGTCGCACCCCCGCCCACGGCTCACCCCGGAACGGAGGCCGGAGCATGA
- a CDS encoding SseB family protein — protein sequence MALFSRRKKSADDAVTSAPDAAEAVETPADEAPVAAAEEAPAAPSIGISVQAFRGVGAEAGPEVSLPDPDAKPAPAVQTAPTAPAAPAAPAAEPRLPLAAASPPEQTESVPGMKDNVLLREALKQVEKGASNEQLLGVMRQALQGHLFIRVNGDARAQIAEGKPLAVAVVRDEERQFMLAFSSAAAVRDSVKLEADPSSTSAVAQPSTSVMQQVVAGDFAGLIIDNASAPHRVVFPTELLQKTLEQADAEMTVKAIVAAPREQDSATRAGEALAETRMWVAVNDGGADGQVGIAEAQTTDGKRFLQLFSHPLEVIALGRGDRPLPFEPAQLAKVLAGHTEMAGVVIDPAGPTLIVERDALTRVLELAPATED from the coding sequence ATGGCCCTCTTCTCCCGCCGCAAGAAGTCCGCTGACGACGCCGTCACCTCCGCACCCGACGCCGCCGAGGCGGTCGAGACGCCGGCGGATGAGGCTCCGGTCGCCGCGGCGGAGGAAGCCCCCGCCGCTCCGTCAATCGGCATCTCGGTGCAGGCTTTCCGCGGCGTCGGAGCGGAGGCGGGTCCCGAGGTCTCGCTGCCCGACCCCGACGCGAAGCCGGCTCCGGCCGTGCAGACCGCGCCTACGGCCCCCGCCGCCCCCGCCGCTCCCGCCGCCGAGCCGCGTCTGCCTCTCGCCGCCGCGTCGCCGCCCGAGCAGACCGAGTCCGTTCCCGGCATGAAGGACAACGTGCTGCTGCGCGAGGCCCTGAAGCAGGTCGAGAAGGGCGCGAGCAACGAGCAGCTGCTCGGCGTCATGCGGCAGGCGCTGCAGGGACACCTCTTCATCCGCGTGAACGGCGATGCCCGTGCGCAGATCGCCGAGGGCAAGCCCCTCGCCGTCGCCGTCGTGCGCGACGAGGAGCGCCAGTTCATGCTGGCCTTCAGTTCGGCCGCCGCCGTGCGCGACTCGGTGAAGCTCGAAGCCGACCCCTCCTCGACATCGGCCGTGGCGCAGCCCTCGACCTCCGTCATGCAGCAGGTCGTCGCCGGCGACTTCGCGGGCCTCATCATCGACAACGCCTCCGCGCCGCACCGGGTGGTGTTCCCGACCGAGCTGCTGCAGAAGACGCTCGAGCAGGCCGATGCCGAGATGACGGTCAAGGCCATCGTCGCGGCCCCGCGCGAGCAGGACTCCGCGACCCGTGCGGGCGAGGCGCTCGCCGAGACGCGCATGTGGGTGGCCGTGAACGACGGTGGCGCCGACGGCCAGGTGGGCATCGCCGAGGCGCAGACGACCGACGGCAAGCGCTTCCTCCAGCTGTTCTCGCACCCGCTCGAGGTCATCGCCCTCGGCCGCGGCGACCGACCGCTGCCCTTCGAGCCCGCGCAGCTCGCGAAGGTGCTCGCGGGGCACACCGAGATGGCGGGCGTCGTGATCGATCCGGCAGGTCCCACCCTCATCGTCGAACGCGATGCCCTCACGCGCGTGCTCGAACTCGCCCCCGCGACCGAGGACTGA
- a CDS encoding glycerophosphodiester phosphodiesterase family protein, which produces MPRKTPLVIGHRGAPGYRPEHSRSSYELALAMGVDAVEPDVVATKDGVLVVRHENEISGTTDVAEHPEFADRRTTKRVDGQALTGWFTEDFTWDELSTLRGRERLPEVRATSASFDGGQPILRLVDLLDLVRRGSVEHGREIGVVLEVKHATYFASIGLDLVPLIERDLRAAGWADGELPLIIECFEQTVLGQLRARGIPASYIYLIESSGRPYDQLVAHGKRALTYKATVAPRGLNGLIGSVDGISVSKKMLLAHGNTIVADAHARGLKVFTWTCRPENAFLAPEFRGDGGKGAFGDYEAEWGVIARQGIDGVFVDHPDLGVAFFRG; this is translated from the coding sequence GTGCCCAGGAAAACTCCCCTCGTCATCGGACACCGGGGCGCGCCCGGGTATCGCCCGGAGCACAGCCGCTCCTCGTACGAGCTGGCGCTCGCGATGGGGGTGGATGCCGTCGAGCCCGATGTCGTCGCGACGAAGGACGGCGTGCTGGTCGTGCGCCACGAGAACGAGATCTCGGGCACGACCGATGTGGCGGAGCATCCGGAGTTCGCCGATCGCCGCACCACCAAGCGGGTCGACGGGCAGGCGCTGACGGGCTGGTTCACCGAGGACTTCACCTGGGACGAGCTCTCGACGCTCCGCGGGCGCGAGCGTCTGCCCGAGGTGCGCGCCACGAGCGCCAGCTTCGACGGCGGGCAGCCGATCCTGCGTCTCGTCGATCTGCTCGACCTCGTGCGGCGCGGGTCGGTCGAGCACGGGCGCGAGATCGGCGTGGTGCTCGAGGTCAAGCACGCCACGTACTTCGCGAGCATCGGTCTCGACCTCGTGCCGCTGATCGAGCGCGATCTGCGGGCCGCCGGCTGGGCGGACGGAGAACTGCCGCTGATCATCGAGTGCTTCGAGCAGACCGTGCTGGGTCAGCTCCGGGCCCGCGGCATCCCGGCCTCCTACATCTACCTGATCGAATCGTCCGGCCGCCCCTACGACCAGCTCGTCGCCCACGGCAAGAGGGCGCTCACCTACAAGGCGACGGTCGCACCGCGGGGCCTCAACGGCCTGATCGGCTCGGTCGACGGCATCAGCGTGAGCAAGAAGATGCTGCTGGCGCACGGCAACACGATCGTCGCCGACGCGCATGCGCGGGGCCTCAAGGTCTTCACCTGGACGTGCCGACCCGAGAACGCCTTCCTCGCGCCCGAGTTCCGCGGCGACGGGGGCAAGGGCGCCTTCGGCGACTACGAGGCGGAGTGGGGCGTGATCGCGCGACAGGGGATCGACGGCGTCTTCGTCGATCACCCCGACCTGGGCGTGGCGTTCTTCCGCGGCTGA